The following DNA comes from Janthinobacterium sp. TB1-E2.
CTGGTGAAACTGACGCCTGACTGGACCCGTATTGCGGAACCGCAAGAGTGGCACTCGCTGGCCCGACGCGTACCCCTGCCGCCACGTGCAGGCGAATTCAAGCCCGCGCCCGAGGAAATCGAGGCGCCGTTTTTCTTCCAGCGCGGCAACGATTACTTCCTCTTCGTTTCCTGGGGCCTGTGCTGCCAGAAGGAAAAAAGCACGTATAACCTGGCCGTGGGACGCTCAAAAAGCGTGACGGGGCCGTATCTGGACAAGGAGGGCCGCGACATGGCGCAGGGCGGCGGCACGGTGCTGCTGAAAGGCGACAAGGACTGGCAAGGCCTCGGCCACAACAGCGCCTATACGTTTGACGGCAAGGATTACCTGGTGCTGCACGCCTATGAAACGGCGGACAATTATTTGCAGAAGCTCAAGATCCTGCCCATGACGTGGGACAAGGATGGCTGGCCGCAAGTCGACGCGCGCGACTTGAACCGCTATCAAAGCCGGCAATTGCCGGCCGCCAAACGGTAAGTGGACCAGGGGATGGGCGACAGGTGATACGCAAATCGATATCACAAGCGAAAAAGAATTGATTGGATGGCTATGTTGCTTTCTCCTACCATGGGTTCATAAAAAACCGCCCATCCGGCATCCGGCTGTGATGGTATTCCAAAAAAAACTGGAGACAAGAATGAAATTGACACGCCGCACACTCCTCGCCAGCGCCATGTTGTTGGCACTGTCCGCTACTTCTTCCGCCTTTGCCGCCAAGCCCCTCGTCATGGGCTTTTCGCAGGTGGGCGCCGAAAGCGAATGGCGCACCGCCAAT
Coding sequences within:
- a CDS encoding arabinan endo-1,5-alpha-L-arabinosidase, translating into MHTLTRGMAAILSTLAIMAAAHAAQVSVHDPVMAKEGDTYYLYSTGPGITFYSSKNMVDWQPEGRVFAGQPTWAKTAAPSFDDHIWAPDVQFHDGKYYLYYSVSGFGKNTSGIGVTVNTTLNPRSPDYRWVDQGMLLQSVPERDEWNAIDSNIITDAKGTPWMSFGSFWNGIKLVKLTPDWTRIAEPQEWHSLARRVPLPPRAGEFKPAPEEIEAPFFFQRGNDYFLFVSWGLCCQKEKSTYNLAVGRSKSVTGPYLDKEGRDMAQGGGTVLLKGDKDWQGLGHNSAYTFDGKDYLVLHAYETADNYLQKLKILPMTWDKDGWPQVDARDLNRYQSRQLPAAKR